The genomic segment TGGCACCGGGTGGTCTCGCCCGGCTCGGGCGAGATGCGGATGATGCGGTCGTCGTCCTCTTCGAGCAGCGTGGCCAGCACCGCCGACTTGCCCATATTGACCTTGCCCACGACGGCGAAACAGGGCACCTCGTCAGTCACCCACTGGCCGGGTGTTGGTTCGACCGGATTCATGTCAGGCTCCCGGGTCAAACGCGGCCACCTCGGTGGCCGGATCGCGCAGGCCATCCACGAAACGGGTCCAGCGGGCCATATGCTCGTCCGCCGGCGCGCTCCAGCGGCCCTCGCCCTGCCCGATCACCACCCAGGTCACCGGTGTATCCGCGCCGGCGGCGTTTCGCACCCGTGCCTGCAGCGCCGCCGCCTGACGCGGCGACAGACTCCAGTCTGCCACCGCGAGCAGGACATGAGCCGGGGCGTCGGCCAGCGCCGAATCGGCCGCAGCCTGCTCGGCCTCGTCGAGCACGTCGATACGGTGCACCGCCTGAGGATTCAATCGCAGCGCTCGCAGACAGAACCCGCGCAGTTCGTCGCCGCTCACCCCGTTGCCACCGACATCGAGCACCAGCGCACCATCGGCTGCCGCGGCTGCGACCGCACCGCGTTCGACTGCGGTCAGCCCACGCCACAACGCCCGGTGCCGCGGAGCCTGAAAATCCAGCCTGGCCAGCGCTCGGTGTTCGCGCCAACCGAAGTAGCCGATCAGCAGCAGGCGCGGGAGCACGCCCCAGACCAACAGCGACATCAACAGAAAACGCCACCAAGCGCCGGCACTGGCCGGCGTGTCGGGCACGCGCTTGACCCCGTCGACGAAACGCGCACGGCTGGATTCGATAGCCGCAGTGCTCGGCACCGCAGCCGGCCAGGCCCATTGCCAGGGGGTGGCAATGGCCTGGACCGATGACTGCATCAGTCCGCCCGTCTCGGGCGTGGCTTCCCAGTAGAAACGCACATCGAAGATCATCAGACAGCCGATGAAGGCCGCGACCAGGCCGACGCTGAAACCCAGCCCGCCACGCTGGAGCGTGCCGCCCAGGGCCGCCGCCAGCGCTCGTCTGGGCTGTCGGCCTTCGAGCAGACGTTCGCGCCAGTCCGCGGCAACGCCATCTGGCTCGGCTCCGGTCACACCCGCGCCCAGACGCAGACCAAGATCCAACAGCCGCTCGAGGGCCTGGCCGCTACCCTGCCCTGCGATGCGCACGATCGCCCAGAGCACGAACACCGCCCACGGCACGATCAACGTCAGCGCGAAGAACACGATGACGTGCACGCTTTGCGATACACCGGCACACAGGCCCGCGACGAGAATGAATCCGGCGAGGGCCATGCCCAGCGACAGACCCAGCTCGGCCACGCTGCGCCCGCGGCGCCACAGACGCCCCGGCACGGGCGGCGTGTGCTGGGCGCGCATGGCCAACCACAATCGCAGGCCGCGTCGCCGCCGCGCGATCTCGCTGCCGGCGCCGAGTTGCGGACGGATATCCCGGGCGAAATAGAGCCGATCACCGGCGATATCGTCTTCGGACATGCCAGCGAGCAGCGCCTCGAAATCGATCAGGTCGGCCAGCGTCCAGCCGACAGGCGTTCGTCGGACAGCGTTCATGTGCCTGGGAGAACCTCAGATTGAGTAATGACAGGCGCACCCGAGGTCGATACACGTGGCCGCCAGGAAAACGCGAGCGTAGCGTGCTCATGACAGGCTAGCGAACGCGCGTGGCGCCCCGAGCCGCGCAAAGCCGCGGTTTTCCTCGCGATTCGAGAGCAATCCGGCGTCCCAGTCGAGCCGTGAGGATCCCGTGAGCGCGTCGCGATCGAACCACGCCGGCCCCACGGCGCGATCGCACCCGCTCGCCGCGGCGCTAGTGCTCCAGCACGAAGAAGATGACTTCGCGGAACACCAGTGCCGCCGTGGCGCACACGATCAGGCTCGCCGCGGCCAATCCGACGAACCACAGCAGACGGCGCGCGCTGTCCCCCAGGCGCATCCGGTTGCGGCGCTTGCCGTGTTCGACGTTAGCCTGGCGCGGCATCAGTGGTAACCCATGTCACGGGTGACCTTGCCGCGGAAGATCCAGTACGACCAGCCGGTATAGAACAGGATGAACGGCAGCAGAAAACCCAGTCCGACGATCAGAAACCCCTGGGTCTCCGGCGGCGAGGCCGCGTTCCAGATAGTCAGATGCGGCGGGATGATATGCGGCCAGAAACTCGCGGCCAGACCGGCATAGCCGACCACGAACATCGCCAGCGACAACAGAAACGGCAGATGCTCGTGGCGATGAGCCACACTCCAGTACAGCCCGTAGGAGACCGCGATCGCGGCCAGCGGGAAGGGCACCATCAACAGCGCGTGCGGAAAACCGAACCAGCGCTCGGCATAGTTGCCGTCGAGAAACGGCACATACAGGCTGACCAGCGCCATGAACACGATCACCGATGTCAGCAGCATGCGGCTCCAGCCGTAGGCCTTGGCCTGCAACACGCCGGAGGTCTTCATCACCACCCAGGTCGCGCCCAGCAGCGCGTAGCCGGCCACCAGCGCACAGCCGGTGAGCAGCGTGAAGGCCGACAGCCAGTCGAAGGCACCCCCCACATACTGTGCGCCCTCAGCGTCGATGCCCTGCACGATCGCGCCCAACGTCACGCCCTGGCAGAAGGTCGCCACGATCGAACCCAGGTTGAACGCCATGTTCCAGCCCAGCGGGCGATTGGCCTTGAACCGGAATTCGAAGGCGACACCGCGAAATATCAGCGCGATCAGCATCAGCGACAGCGGTAGATAAAGCGCCGGCAACAGCACCGTGTAGGCCGGCGGAAAGGCGGCCAGCAGACCGACACCGCCCAGCACCAGCCAGGTCTCGTTACCGTCCCAGATAGGGGCGACCGAGTTCATCATGATGTCGCGTTCGTGTTCGCCGTGAGCAAAGCCCGACAGGATGCCGATGCCCAGCACGAAGCCGTCGAGCAACACATACATGATCACGCCGAAGCCGATGATGCCGAACCACACCAGCGGCAGCAGTTCCATCGTGGTCATGAGCGTTCCCCTACGGATTCGTTCGGATACGACAACGGCCGGGCCGGCGTGGCATAGGGATCCGGCTTGGGATCGACCGGCGGCCGCTCCGGCCCGGTGCGCACCACGCGCAGGATGTAGTACAACCCGGCGCCGAAGACGATGCCGTAGACGACCACGAATGTGACCAGCGTGGCGAGCACACTCGGCGCGCCGACCGGCGAGACGGAGTCCGATGTGCGCAACAGGCCATAGACGGTATAAGGCTGGCGGCCGATCTCGGTGGTGATCCAGCCGGCGAGCACGGCGATGAAACCCGATGGCGTCATTGCGACCAGATAACGGTGATACCAGGGCGTATCGAACAACCGGCGCCGCCAGGCCAGCCACAGCCCGCTCATGCCGGCGATCAGCATGAGAATCCCCAGCCCCACCATGATCCGGAACGAAAAGAAGATCGGCGCGACCGGCGGTCGCTCGCTGCGCGGGAAATCCTTGAGTCCGACCAGTTCGCCGTTCCATTCGTGGGTAAGGATCAGACTGGCCAGATTCGGGATCGCGATCTCGAAATGATTGGTTTCAGCTGCGCTATCGGGCCAGGCGAAAAGGGCCAGAGCCGCACCCCGCTCGGTGTCCCAGTGGGCTTCCATGGCCGCGATCTTGGCGGGCTGGTATTCCAGCGTCTTCAGGCCGTGGAAGTCGCCGGCCACGATCTGCAGCGGCGTGACGATGGACACGAAACCGACGCCCATCATGAGCATCACCCGCGCGGACTCGTGGGCGGTGTCGCGCAGGCGATACCACGCCCCGACGCCCAGGATCACGAAGGCGGTGGTCAGGTAGGCCGCCAGCACCATGTGCACCAGCCGATAGGGGAACGACGGGTTGAATACGATCTTGAACCAGTCGACCGGATAGAAGATGCCGTCGCGCAGCTCGAAGCCGTCGGGCGTATGCATCCAGGAGTTGGCGGACAAAATCCAGAACGCCGACAGCATGGTGCCGATGGCGACCATGGCGGTGGCGAAGAAATGCAGCCTCGGACCCACCTTGTTCCAGCCGAACAGCATGATGCCGAGGAAGGTCGCCTCCAGGAAGAACGCGGTCAGCACTTCGTATGAGAACAACGGTCCGAGCACCGGCGCGGTGGCCTCGGCGAACACCGACCAGTTCGTGCCGAACTGAAAACTCATCACGATGCCCGACACCACGCCCATGCCGAAGGACACGGCGAAGATCTTCACCCAGAACTGGTACAGCCGACGGAATACATCTCTCGATGTCGCCAGATACAGTCCTTCACACATGGCCAGCCAGCTGGCCAGGCCGATCGTGAATGCCGGGAACAGGATATGAAAGGAAACAACGAACGCGAACTGGATTCGCGACAGGATTTCCGGATCCAATGACATCGACGATACTCCGGGTGGTTTCCCTGGCGTGGCGGGGCCAGCTCGAGGCGAGCTCGAACCGGTCGCGACGGCCTCCAGCAATATACTACGAAAGTCGTATAACGATAGAGGCACGATGTCGCACCCGGAGACCGGGTACGCGTGCGCTAATCTTCGCACCCGGACCCCGGTACAAGCGAATCTGGCTGGCAGGCGAAACGATTGTCCAGCGACAGCCATCGGCCCGAGGCTTGAGAGTCGCAGCGAAAGCCCCGATCATAGAGCCATGACCTCGACCGCTGCCGTTACCGATACGCGCGCACGCGCTCTGCGGGATCTGCGGATTTCGCTGACCGACCGCTGCAACTTTCGCTGCACCTACTGCATGCCGCGGCATCTGTTCGGGTCCGAGCACCTGTTCCTGCCGCGCGCCGAATTGCTGGACTTCGACGAGATCGAGCGGCTGTCCCGCCTGGCCGCGGGTCTGGGTGTGACCAAGCTCCGGCTGACCGGCGGCGAACCGTTGTTGCGCCGGGACCTGGACGTACTGGTCGCCCGGCTGGCCGCGATCGAGGGTATCGAGGATATCTGCCTGACCACCAACGGCTCTTTGCTCACCGAACAGCGCGCCCGCGAACTCAGGGCCGCCGGTATCAATCGCGTGACGCTCAGCCTGGATGCGATCGACGACGAGCTGTTCAAGTCGATCAACGACGTGGGCTATCCGGCCTCCAAAGTGCTTGCGGCCGTCGACAATGCGCGTGCCGCCGGGCTCGGGCCGGTCAAGGTCAACTGCGTACTCCAGCGCGGCGTCAACGAACACCAGATCCTGCCGATGGCCGAACACTTTCGCCATACCGGCGTGGTCCTGCGTTTCATCGAGTTCATGGACGTGGGCACATCCAATGGTTGGCGCATGGAACAGGTCGTCACCGCCCGCGAAATCGTGGATACGATCCGTGCGGTACATCCGATCACGCGGGCGGCGGCGAATACACCGGGCGAAACAGCCAATCGTTGGCACTACGACGACGGCGCCGGCGAGATCGGCATCATTGCGTCGGTATCGCAGCCGTTCTGTGGCGGCTGCACGCGCGCCCGGCTGTCGGCAATCGGTGAGCTGTATACCTGTCTGTTCGGCGTTCACGGGCGCGATATCCGCGGCCCGATGCGCGCCGGTGCCACCGACGCGGAACTGACCGATCTGCTGGCCGGAATCTGGCGTGCGCGTGACGATCGCTACTCCGAGATCCGCGGCGAGCAGACGGCCAGCCGTCGCGGCAAGGATGCCGACGGCCGGGTCGAGATGTCATATATCGGCGGGTGATCGGCACGCCCGGCTGTTCCGTGCGCCTGCCCCCTGCAACCCGTTCGCACATGCAATGACCCCTGCCACCCGACTGCTGGATGCTCACCGGACGGAATACCGCCTGCACACCTACGAGCCGTCCACAGCGCACAGTGATTATGGTATCGACGCCTCCAACCAGCTGGGCGTCGCCGCGGCGCGGGTATTCAAGACGCTCGTGGTCGAACTCGACAGCCACGAACTCGTGGTGGCGGCCGTGCCGGTGGCTGCGCGCCTGGATATGAAGCGTCTGGCTGCAGCCGCCGGTGCAAAGAAGGCCTTCATGGCCGACCGGGTACGCGTGGAAAAGACCACCGGCTACGTCCTCGGCGGCGTCAGCCCACTCGGCCAGAAGAAGCCGCTACGCAGTTTCATCGATGTGTCCGCAGGCGATTTCCCGACGATCTACGTCAGCGGCGGCAGGCGCGGTCTGGAGATCGAGATCGACGCATGTCTACTTGGCGACCTCCTCGAAGCGCGCTTCTGTGTCCTGGCACGCTAGCCATTTCCACCTGTCGGCGGCCGAGCCGGCTCGACCCTACCGTGGTCTTTCATCCGTTTCCACAGCCCGCGGGCGGTCATAACCAGACGCTCGTCGACGCTCACCGTGGCCTCGACGAATACCAGCGACCGCGTCAACCGAATCAGCGTCGCTCGCGCCTGCAGGAACTCGCCGATCTCGGCAGCCGAGACGAAGTGGGTATCGAGCTGCACGGTGGCCACCGGCCCGCCGTCGATCGCCAGCCGCGCCCGGCGTCCCATGGCCCGGTCGGCGAGCGTGACCAGCATCCCGCCCTGGACCACGCCACGCGTGTTGCGATGCTTGGCCTCGGTGGCCACGCCGAGAACGAGCGCATCGCCGTCGCGTCTTTCGAGGACCGGCCCCACAAGCGCGAGAAATCCTTCATCGGCGTGGGTCGCCCATTCGGACGAAACCGGGTATTCACTGCTCATCAGAGGGTCATCCTTTAGCGCGGCCATGCCGCCTCGTGTCCTGTGTCGTAGTCGAGTCGCTCATCGTCGCGCAGAACCCGTTCCGGGCTCGACGATCGCCCTGCCGTCTGGCCCACAACCCGGCGAACTCCGGTCGGGACCGCCGATCGAAGCCCGAACCCAGCCGCTTTGAAACCATTGCCCATGCGAAGTGGGCCGGCCAGGCTAACGGTGACGCCGGCACGAAGCATATACCGACGACCCGTTGCTTGGCCGGGCGAACAGCCACGCGTGCGTTGGGCCAGGTCCGCCGGCGTCATCTCATTGCGAGCCCGCCGCATTGCCCCCCGGGCCCACAAACCGCCGTATCGGCGCTGCGTAACGACGGCGATCGCCTGGATTGCATAGCCGAATCGACCGATGGTCTCGTCGTGTGACCCGCCGGGTCCCGCCCGTTTAACGATCGTGGTGCCGTCGATCGGGCTCGGCGCGGATTCATGATCCGCGTGCAGGATACAACGGCCCGAGGCTCAGGGCGCTGCGTCGAGTGCCTCGATGGCCTGATCCAGGCTCTGCGCACGGCGCTGGATGTCCGACCAGGGACATTCGCGCTGCCCCAGCCGCCGGAAGATATTGCCGATATGAAACCGCTGCGCATGCAGCCGGCGATCACCCAGTTCGCCCCAGGCAAGCGGGGTGGCGATCGGCGCGCCCGGCTTCGGCCGTACCGAATACGGCGCTACACCCGTCTGGGCATAGGCATTGCGGCCGATATCCAGATACAGCCGGTCGCCGCGTCGGGCCTTGGCATGGGCGGTGGTCAACGTATCCGGCGCATCCGCAACGAGCGATTCGGCGACACGCGCGGCAAAGGCGCGGACCCGATCGAAATCGGCCCTCCGATCCAACGGCACGCTCACGTGCAACCCCGACGAGCCGGTCGTCATCACGAACGACACGAGGCCGAGCGCCTTCAGCCTATCGCGTACCGCCCGCGCGGCCGATGCTACCGCGGCGAAGTCGTCGTCGGGCGGGTCGAGATCGAAGATCAGACGGTCCGGATGGTGCGGGCGGTCGTGACGCGACAACCACACATGAAAGGCAACCGCGCCCTGGCCGACGAAATATGCAAGTGCGCTTGCGTTGTCGATCAGCGGCTGGGTGATATGCCCGTCTTCCTTGGACACCGTGACCGAATCGATCCAGTTCGGGTAATGGTCCGAGACGCTTTTCTGGATGAAATAAGTGCCGTCGATCCCGTCGGGAAACCGGTTGAGGGTGATTGGGCGACCGGCCAGGTGTGGACACATGACCGGCGCGATACGGCGGTAGTACGCCGCCAGATCGCCTTTGGTCAGCCCCGTATCCGGAAAGAAAATCTTGTCGGCGTTGGCGATCCGGTCGGTCATCGTCCGGCTACCGAGCGCGCGGCGACGGCGCCGTGGCGTCGCCAACGGCCATGAAACGCCCGAGCGCGGGGCACGAGCGGCGCTACATTCGACGTGGCGGGCCGCCGCGCGCGTCTTCCCGTTCGTGGCCGAGCCGAACCCCGGCGTGACACCGCGCGGTGGTGATATTGCTCAGGCATGATCGTCATCCGCGCGCTGGATATCGGCCATGCTGCGGCCGGTCAGTGCCGACCGGTTTTCGGTACGGACCGGCTTACGGCGGGCATCCGCCTCGGCATCATCGGTCTTGATCAGCAACCACTGCCGTGTGCGGCCCTCGGTGCGGAAATGCGTCAGCGCATAGCCGCCGCGGATCTTGTCGCCGTGGAGCAGCACATGCAGGTGCCCGTCGGCCCAGCACTCGGCCAACGACCGCTCGCTGTCGCCGGCTGCGCGATCGTAGGCGCCGATGTCCCAGACCATCACCGTTCCGCTGCCGTACTGCCCTGCCGGGATGACGCCTTCGAAGTCGGCATAACCCAGCGCATGATCGCCGGTTTCGATAGCAAGCCGTTTATCCCGTGGATCGGTCGACGGGCCCTTGGGCACGGCCCAGGATTTGAGCACGCCGTCGATCTCGAGCCGGAAATCATAGTGCACCGTCGAGGCACGGTGTTTCTGGATCACGAAGATCGGCCGATGCGCGGCCCGGCCACACGGTGGCGAACCGATACGAGCGGTCTGCTTGTCGCGATAACCTTTGAGCGGATCGGCGGTCATACCCGACACCCATACAATCCGGTGACAACCTATTCAACGCCGTCGGGCGTTGAGGTGCCATCCGCACAAATGCCGAGCAGTGCTGTCGTCATCCGCTGCGGATGCTTAGACTTCACCGGCCTCTATTCCACCAGGACCACGAAACATGGACCACGCCCCATTCATCCAGGCTGCCCTGGCCGAAGCACGTGCCGGCTACGACGAAGGAGGCGTGCCGATCGGCTGCGTATTGGTCAGGGACGGAGATATCGTCGGCGCCGGCCACAACCGCCGCGTCCAGCGCGACAGTGCGATCCTGCACGGCGAGATGGACGCATTCGAATCGACCGGGCGGCGCCCCGGCGCCTGGTACAAGGACGTCACCCTCTACACGACGCTGTCGCCGTGTGCGATGTGCAGCGGCGCGATTCTGCTCTACGGCATTCGGCACGTGGTCGTCGGCGAAAACCAGACGTTCATGGGCGAGGAAGCCCACCTGCGCGATCGCGGCGTGACAGTCACCGTGCTCGACGACACCGACTGTCGCCGGTTGATGACGGAGTTCATCGCCGCCCAACCCGAGCTCTGGAACGAGGACATCGGCAAATAGCAATTGGCTGCGCGGACCGTCCCGGGCGACGTCAGGCCAGGCGCAGACCGAGTCCGCCAGCCGTTCGATCTGTCGGTGTGCTGACAAGCGAGACCGCCCGGCCGTTCCCGGCCGGGCGGTCTCACCGCTTGGCGTGATCAAACAACTCCGGGTCGCGTACGCGCGGCGACGCAGGGCCCACCGGCGCCAAGGCGCCCATGGCCCAACCGCGTTGCCTGCCGATCAGAACGAAGCCCACTCACCCTCGTCGGCCACGTTCATGGCCACGCTCGCCCGCGACGATGGCGCCGGCCTTGATACCGGTACAGCCCCGGCTTTATCAGCCGAGCGTTCCGAGGACGGAGCCGGCAGGCGGCTGTCCCGGTCGGCTTCGTCGGTCTCGGTTTCTGCAGCCGTTTCGGCGTCGATCGCCTGCAAGCGCTCCGCCTTGAAGAACGCCACCTGGGCCCGAAGCGCATTGGCCTGTTCTTCCAGCGATCGGCTGGCGGCCGCGGATTCCTCGACCAGCGACGCGTTCTGCTGAGTCATGCTGTCCATCTCCGAGACCGCCAGATTCACCTGTTCGATACCGCTGGACTGCTCCTTGCTGGCTGCGGCGATCTCGGCCACGAGATCGCTGACCTTGTTGATGTTCTCGACGATCTCGTCAAGCGTCTTGCCCGACTGCGAGACCTGCGCCGAGCCATCCCGCACCTTGGCGGCACTGTCTTCGACCAGCCCCTTGATGTCCTTGGCCGCCGCCGCACTCCGGCTGGCCAGGTTACGCACTTCCGAGGCGACCACCGCGAACCCGCGGCCTTGCTCGCCGGCACGTGCGGCCTCGACCGAAGCGTTCAAGGCCAGCAGGTTGGTCTGGAAGGCG from the Salinisphaera sp. T31B1 genome contains:
- the cydB gene encoding cytochrome d ubiquinol oxidase subunit II is translated as MTTMELLPLVWFGIIGFGVIMYVLLDGFVLGIGILSGFAHGEHERDIMMNSVAPIWDGNETWLVLGGVGLLAAFPPAYTVLLPALYLPLSLMLIALIFRGVAFEFRFKANRPLGWNMAFNLGSIVATFCQGVTLGAIVQGIDAEGAQYVGGAFDWLSAFTLLTGCALVAGYALLGATWVVMKTSGVLQAKAYGWSRMLLTSVIVFMALVSLYVPFLDGNYAERWFGFPHALLMVPFPLAAIAVSYGLYWSVAHRHEHLPFLLSLAMFVVGYAGLAASFWPHIIPPHLTIWNAASPPETQGFLIVGLGFLLPFILFYTGWSYWIFRGKVTRDMGYH
- the ligD gene encoding non-homologous end-joining DNA ligase — encoded protein: MTDRIANADKIFFPDTGLTKGDLAAYYRRIAPVMCPHLAGRPITLNRFPDGIDGTYFIQKSVSDHYPNWIDSVTVSKEDGHITQPLIDNASALAYFVGQGAVAFHVWLSRHDRPHHPDRLIFDLDPPDDDFAAVASAARAVRDRLKALGLVSFVMTTGSSGLHVSVPLDRRADFDRVRAFAARVAESLVADAPDTLTTAHAKARRGDRLYLDIGRNAYAQTGVAPYSVRPKPGAPIATPLAWGELGDRRLHAQRFHIGNIFRRLGQRECPWSDIQRRAQSLDQAIEALDAAP
- a CDS encoding DUF2868 domain-containing protein — its product is MNAVRRTPVGWTLADLIDFEALLAGMSEDDIAGDRLYFARDIRPQLGAGSEIARRRRGLRLWLAMRAQHTPPVPGRLWRRGRSVAELGLSLGMALAGFILVAGLCAGVSQSVHVIVFFALTLIVPWAVFVLWAIVRIAGQGSGQALERLLDLGLRLGAGVTGAEPDGVAADWRERLLEGRQPRRALAAALGGTLQRGGLGFSVGLVAAFIGCLMIFDVRFYWEATPETGGLMQSSVQAIATPWQWAWPAAVPSTAAIESSRARFVDGVKRVPDTPASAGAWWRFLLMSLLVWGVLPRLLLIGYFGWREHRALARLDFQAPRHRALWRGLTAVERGAVAAAAADGALVLDVGGNGVSGDELRGFCLRALRLNPQAVHRIDVLDEAEQAAADSALADAPAHVLLAVADWSLSPRQAAALQARVRNAAGADTPVTWVVIGQGEGRWSAPADEHMARWTRFVDGLRDPATEVAAFDPGA
- a CDS encoding PaaI family thioesterase encodes the protein MSSEYPVSSEWATHADEGFLALVGPVLERRDGDALVLGVATEAKHRNTRGVVQGGMLVTLADRAMGRRARLAIDGGPVATVQLDTHFVSAAEIGEFLQARATLIRLTRSLVFVEATVSVDERLVMTARGLWKRMKDHGRVEPARPPTGGNG
- the moaA gene encoding GTP 3',8-cyclase MoaA → MTSTAAVTDTRARALRDLRISLTDRCNFRCTYCMPRHLFGSEHLFLPRAELLDFDEIERLSRLAAGLGVTKLRLTGGEPLLRRDLDVLVARLAAIEGIEDICLTTNGSLLTEQRARELRAAGINRVTLSLDAIDDELFKSINDVGYPASKVLAAVDNARAAGLGPVKVNCVLQRGVNEHQILPMAEHFRHTGVVLRFIEFMDVGTSNGWRMEQVVTAREIVDTIRAVHPITRAAANTPGETANRWHYDDGAGEIGIIASVSQPFCGGCTRARLSAIGELYTCLFGVHGRDIRGPMRAGATDAELTDLLAGIWRARDDRYSEIRGEQTASRRGKDADGRVEMSYIGG
- a CDS encoding cytochrome ubiquinol oxidase subunit I produces the protein MSLDPEILSRIQFAFVVSFHILFPAFTIGLASWLAMCEGLYLATSRDVFRRLYQFWVKIFAVSFGMGVVSGIVMSFQFGTNWSVFAEATAPVLGPLFSYEVLTAFFLEATFLGIMLFGWNKVGPRLHFFATAMVAIGTMLSAFWILSANSWMHTPDGFELRDGIFYPVDWFKIVFNPSFPYRLVHMVLAAYLTTAFVILGVGAWYRLRDTAHESARVMLMMGVGFVSIVTPLQIVAGDFHGLKTLEYQPAKIAAMEAHWDTERGAALALFAWPDSAAETNHFEIAIPNLASLILTHEWNGELVGLKDFPRSERPPVAPIFFSFRIMVGLGILMLIAGMSGLWLAWRRRLFDTPWYHRYLVAMTPSGFIAVLAGWITTEIGRQPYTVYGLLRTSDSVSPVGAPSVLATLVTFVVVYGIVFGAGLYYILRVVRTGPERPPVDPKPDPYATPARPLSYPNESVGERS
- a CDS encoding nucleoside deaminase — translated: MDHAPFIQAALAEARAGYDEGGVPIGCVLVRDGDIVGAGHNRRVQRDSAILHGEMDAFESTGRRPGAWYKDVTLYTTLSPCAMCSGAILLYGIRHVVVGENQTFMGEEAHLRDRGVTVTVLDDTDCRRLMTEFIAAQPELWNEDIGK
- the ybaK gene encoding Cys-tRNA(Pro) deacylase, encoding MTPATRLLDAHRTEYRLHTYEPSTAHSDYGIDASNQLGVAAARVFKTLVVELDSHELVVAAVPVAARLDMKRLAAAAGAKKAFMADRVRVEKTTGYVLGGVSPLGQKKPLRSFIDVSAGDFPTIYVSGGRRGLEIEIDACLLGDLLEARFCVLAR
- a CDS encoding DNA polymerase ligase N-terminal domain-containing protein — translated: MTADPLKGYRDKQTARIGSPPCGRAAHRPIFVIQKHRASTVHYDFRLEIDGVLKSWAVPKGPSTDPRDKRLAIETGDHALGYADFEGVIPAGQYGSGTVMVWDIGAYDRAAGDSERSLAECWADGHLHVLLHGDKIRGGYALTHFRTEGRTRQWLLIKTDDAEADARRKPVRTENRSALTGRSMADIQRADDDHA